The genomic interval AAGCCCGCGTTCACACTTCGTTTATTAAAGATATCGCTCCCATGCCCGGGCGAAATTTTAGCGTGGGTGTTCGCGCCATTTTCTAGTTACCAAGACACGATTATTGTTTTTAAATTTGCATAATATAAGGATCAAAAATGAAACACGTTGCTTCAAAAATACCATTGCCGGCGCTAAAACCCTTAACCCTTTTTATTGCGCTAAGTACATCGCTCACGCTCATCGGCTGCGGTGATGCTACAACGACCATTGTTGAAAAGGAGCCCATTCCCGTTGAGGACGATGGCCACAACCACGGTGGTGAGCATGGTGCTGAAACCGCAGGTCGTTTATTCGTTGTGAACCCTGCCGCTGTTGAATCGCAAGTGTTTGACTTAGACGACAATGACCTGATAACAACTATCCCGCTGGATGCGCTGCCAAGTGCGGTGTATGCATCGGGCGGCTACCGTTTTGCTGCGTTAATTGAACGCAATGCCGACACAGTGGGTTTTGTCGATGGTGGTTTGTGGCAGGAGCCCCATGATGATCATTTTGATTTGTACACGTCTACGCCACAGTTAATTAACTACTCGTTGAACGGCAGTCGCCCCACACATTACGACACCTTTGAGGGCAGCGTTGCGGTTTTCTTCGATGGCAATGCGGGGGCTGGTAGCAATGCGTCAATTCAGGTTTTTGACGACCAGGTGATCGAAGAAGCAGATGCGCCTGCTATGGTCAGTTTTGGTTTGCCCATGCACGGTGTGGCAAAACCTCGTGGCGAGCAATTGCTGGCAACCCTTCGTCGCGATGATGCCGAAAGTACATCGAGCAATAAAATATTACCCGACCAAGTGGGTGTTTATCATCTGCATGACGGTGATTATGAGCTAGAGCAAACCCTCGATGTGGCCTGCCCCGACTTACACGGTGCGGCGCAAAACGAAACCCATGTGGTATTTGGCTGTAGCGACGGTGTGTTAGTGGCAGCGGAAGGCAGTGACGGTTTATATGCTGCGCAAAAGCTACTCAACCCCGCAACTATCTTGGACTCCGCCCGCATCGGCAGCTTGTGGGGGCACGAGGCGAGTGGCCAATTTATTGGCTCGGCTAGCGCCGATGGCGTAAGCCAATTCTTTGCCATTGATCCAGAGGAAGGCGAGATAGCGCTCATTGATTGGCAGCCTATGCCAAATGCAAAACCCGTTGCCCGTGACTTTGCCTTTGAGGCCGAGCAGTTTGTCATTTTGGACGACCAAGGTTACCTGACCTTGATCGAACCCCATCAGGACGGTCTTCACACCCACTGGGAATACGGCGCGCGTTTGGATATCACCGATGCGGATGTGAGCCAGATGCCTTCAGGCATGAAGTTTTCCATGACGCTCGCCCAAAATGGCCACACCGTTTACATCGCCGATCCTATTGCGCAGCATATTGTGGTGGTGGATCTCGAGGTGCTAGCCATTACAGACGAAATTGAATTGGACTATGCGCCGGCCATGGTTACTTGGTTGGGCATCGCAGAGGGTCACGATCACTAAGCAATATCGCTGCGTGATGGATTGAGCAGTAACCCCGTCTTCCCTAACGGGGTATTAGCGGGGGCTTTGGCCTCCGTGTTTTTGACTGACAAGTGTTCAAGTGGTGTTGTATGCAAGTATTAAAATGGGCTTTGCTATTTATACTTTATGGCATCTGCCAACAGGGAATAGCTGAAAGCCGCAATAACCCTCAGGCGCACAGCCATGGTTTGGCGCAAATGACGGTTATCTATGATGCTGATATGCTGCTCATCGAAATGGCGCTACCGGCTGTTGATATGCTGGGGTTTGAACATGCACCGCAAAATGCAGCACAATGGCAACAACTGGATCTGCTGGCACTTAGCCTTCAGACGCCGAGTGAGATAGTCAATTTGCAGCCCGCCTGTAACCTTCAGAGTGTAGACGTCAATCTGCCTTTTCATGATGCAGGGCGAGCGACAGAGGACCTGAATTCAGAAGGATACTCAAAGCATGCGCACGATGAATCTACAGCCCATGCCGATCATAGTGAGGGGCTTGACTTAGAGCGCGATGCAACCGTTTTACCTTTGCACCCGGATATTCATCTTAGTTACCAGTGGCAATGTAAGGCACTCACCTTGCCCGCGATAAGCTTGCAAGGGTTGTTTTACCGTTACAAAAGTATAGGGAAGGTGCAGGCCCAGTGGGTTGCGAATGGCAAGCAGGGCGCCACACTGCTTAGTAAGAACCAAGCGTTACTGGAGTTTTAGTATGAAAAAAAGTCAGTTAACTAACATCATGAACAAGGCGCAAGATATTTGCGCGCACTCCGGTGGTCGTTTAACGGAAAAGCGCCAACGAATTTTAGAGCTACTGTTGGTTTCAAAAACGCCTTTGTCGGCTTATGAAGTCGCTGATACCCACAACCGAAGCGTCGATATTTCCATGCCGGTGATGTCGGTCTATCGCATCCTAGATTTTTTGGAATCGGAACAGCTGGTGCATAAACTGAGTTCAACCAATAAATATGTAGCCTGTTCGCATATTGCCTGCAGCCATGCTCATGAAATACCCCAGTTTTTAATTTGCGGTAAATGCCAAAGCGTGAAAGAAATTGCCATTGCCAAGCGCATTATCGAAGAGCTGGACCAGCAAGTGGCAGAAGCAGGCTATAAGTTGGTTAATTCGCAGTTGGAACTGCAATGCGTGTGTGATAATTGTTTGGCGAATGCGGCGTAATATAAAAAATTTTTCCAATATGGCGCGGAAAATGCTCGTACGGTCGACACCTTAGCATTATGTTAAGCCTTGGATTAACCGCTATAAGTCAGGATGGCGCTGCTTGTGCTGTCGCGGTCGCACGGTCTTCTAGCGCTCACCCTGACGTTCTCCTGAGCTAGCTTTTAAGGCGTTAGTGATTCACGTCGCTCAGCGCTCAGGAATTCGATTTAGATATCCTGAAGCCCAATTATCTCGTCTTTGTGGTTTATATTTTGGGCATAGAATGACCAAACGCCATTTTTATTGCGCACGCCAAATACACGCGCATAGGTATCGTAATAGGTGGTGCCGGCTTTCATTTTTGTTTGCTTGTGCTCTCTGCCTGCTTTTCCTAAATCCTTCAGCCCGCCCACAGAAAGGCGCCTCGTCATTTTTGCTGGTTCTGTTTTTACTTCGTTTTCTAAGATGTCTCTCTCGGCGCTGCCCTGAACTCTGCCTTCGCTTTTGGTATCCCCGGCTACGTGCAGCACGGTGACTGTCTTGCCTTGGCCGTCGTGAAATTTCATGGTGAAGCGGCAATTACTGAAATGCGAGGTGACGAAATAGGGTGGGGAGTTTCCGTCAAGGGTTACTGATGTTGCGGTTTTTGTTGACCAAGGCAAATAACATATTTTCTTTCTTTTGCTGCCGTCATTTTCAGTTTTCTTGAGCATTTTAATAACATTTGGCTCTTGAAAATCCCAGGCAATATCGACTTCGTAGGCGCTTACCTTTACATCGCCAAATTGGTCGAAGGCTGCAGAGTTGAAATCTAGCTGATAATTTTTAAACGCTTCGTCGATTTTACCCTCGTGTAATAGCGCTCTGAACTCTTCTAGGCTGGCCATATAGTCGTCCTCCATATTGACGAATACTAATGCTGATTAAATTTTATGCGAAAATTGGCGATTACTTGCTGTGCGGTTTGTTTTTCCTCTGGTTATGCTTAAGAATTAAAACCAGCGTTCGCAATCTATAAGGACAATTAAATGTTAACTATTCGGTCGTGGCAAGGAGATAGCTTCGAGTGTTTGGTTTTGTACAAGCCAAAGCTACAGAATACGCGGCCATCGATGAGTGGAGGGTGTTAAAACCAGTCTTTAGTGGCAAGTGTGAATTGAGCGAGCTAGGAGGGGGATTTTCGATTTCCGCGTTAGACTCGCCTCAACGGTTGAGCTTGCTTAAAACGATTTGGATAAAGCGCGATGGGTGATGGGAAGTCTATTTACCTCTCTGCATGACGGGAGGTATATCTTTCACTGATGGAGATTCTTGGTCGCCACCTCTCCGAAGAAAAGCCACAGCTCAAATGTGCTGCGGCTTTATCTTTATCTCTGAAATAGAAAACATTAGGCCTTAGCTATTTCACGGGCAGGTTGCAGCGCCTATATCAGCCCAGCTGCCATCACTGCCGGGCTCTGCCTGTGTCCACCATTTGGCTTGCCATTGGCGCTGCTGGTGGTCGACTTTGTCGCCGCTGTTGTAGCTTTTGCCGGCTTGCCATTGTTGGGCAATGTTGCTGACCAGTTGCCAGGCGTCGTTATTAAAACGGGGTTCGCTGTTGTTCCACCACTTGGCTTGCCAGACCAATTGTTGGTGGCTGACTTTTTGACCTTGGGTATAGTTAGTGCCCACTTGCCAAGCGGGGAAGTTGCTGGTGTTGGGGTCTGTGTTTTGGCAGTTTTGTGAGTCAACGTTTACGGTCAAGGTGGTGTGTGCGCTAGCGCTGTTGACGCCATCGGACACCTGAACCGAAATGGCGTGTTGCCTGGTGGCGCTGGGGTTGCCGGTGTTGACGACTAACGTGGCCGAATTCGTGCCGCTAGCTGTGAGTTCTGCGGGCACTTGCCATTGATAGGTTAGG from Simiduia curdlanivorans carries:
- a CDS encoding Fur family transcriptional regulator; translated protein: MKKSQLTNIMNKAQDICAHSGGRLTEKRQRILELLLVSKTPLSAYEVADTHNRSVDISMPVMSVYRILDFLESEQLVHKLSSTNKYVACSHIACSHAHEIPQFLICGKCQSVKEIAIAKRIIEELDQQVAEAGYKLVNSQLELQCVCDNCLANAA
- a CDS encoding 5-methyltetrahydrofolate--homocysteine methyltransferase, coding for MKHVASKIPLPALKPLTLFIALSTSLTLIGCGDATTTIVEKEPIPVEDDGHNHGGEHGAETAGRLFVVNPAAVESQVFDLDDNDLITTIPLDALPSAVYASGGYRFAALIERNADTVGFVDGGLWQEPHDDHFDLYTSTPQLINYSLNGSRPTHYDTFEGSVAVFFDGNAGAGSNASIQVFDDQVIEEADAPAMVSFGLPMHGVAKPRGEQLLATLRRDDAESTSSNKILPDQVGVYHLHDGDYELEQTLDVACPDLHGAAQNETHVVFGCSDGVLVAAEGSDGLYAAQKLLNPATILDSARIGSLWGHEASGQFIGSASADGVSQFFAIDPEEGEIALIDWQPMPNAKPVARDFAFEAEQFVILDDQGYLTLIEPHQDGLHTHWEYGARLDITDADVSQMPSGMKFSMTLAQNGHTVYIADPIAQHIVVVDLEVLAITDEIELDYAPAMVTWLGIAEGHDH
- a CDS encoding ZrgA family zinc uptake protein, producing MQVLKWALLFILYGICQQGIAESRNNPQAHSHGLAQMTVIYDADMLLIEMALPAVDMLGFEHAPQNAAQWQQLDLLALSLQTPSEIVNLQPACNLQSVDVNLPFHDAGRATEDLNSEGYSKHAHDESTAHADHSEGLDLERDATVLPLHPDIHLSYQWQCKALTLPAISLQGLFYRYKSIGKVQAQWVANGKQGATLLSKNQALLEF